Part of the Solirubrobacterales bacterium genome is shown below.
CAGCAGCGGGTCGAAGGCTCGGACTCGCGTCATCCGCTCGAGGCTGACCACCACGCCCCCGTCAGGCACGGCTCCGGCGGCAAAGCCCGTGCCGCCGCCGCGCGGCACGATCGCCACCCCGTGCTCGTAGCACCAGGCGACGGCGCTTGCGACCTCCTGAGTGCTCGCCGGCAGGGCCACCGCGTCAGCACTGCCCTTCACGCCGCGGTGCTCCGTCGCGTCCGTGAGGTAGGACGCCGTGGGCGGGCCCACGGCGTCCGGCCCCAGCAGCCGGCCGAGCGCCGCCCGGATCTCGGCGGAGCGCCGGGCTGGCGTGACGCTGGTTCTCACGCCCGTTGAGTATCCCATCCGGTGGCGAGCGCACGGCTCGGCCGCGCCGGCTTGGCGCCGTTGCAAAGTTCCCGCAACTCGCGTGGCCTTGAATCCCTTGCTGCCGCGCATTGCGCGTACACTGCCGAGCGCAGTAAGGGGGGAGTCGCTGCGTTTGCTGGCTGTGTAGCGACAACCGGAAAGGAATCCGTGGCTGTTTACGTGTGTCCATCTTGCGGGGAGGCCGCCACTCCGGTGGAGGGGTCGGTGATGCCCCGGCCATGCCCGCACTGTCTCGAGATGACCGGGCGGGTTGTCGAGTTGGTGCCCGATAAGCCCCAGCCGGCGGATCCTGGGGAGGCAGAAGAGACCTAGGCCGGCGGCCAGGGGAGCCGCGTCGGCGTCAGCTCCGAGTTCCAGTCGGCGTAGGCCTCCGCGGGCACAGAAGTCGGCCTGACGACCGAGGCGCCGTAGCGCGCGGCCAACTCGTTGACCGGGTAGTGGATCGTCGCCTCTGGACGACGCGCGCCGACCATCAGGATCGCGCACGGGCCGGAGCCCGCGCCCACGAAGATGTGCTCGGTGCCGGCGGGACAGTGGACGAAGTCCCAGGCCCGGAGGCGACGCTCCTCGCCGTCGATGATCCCGATGCACTCACCTGACAGCACCAGGAAGTCCTCCTGCACGCTCTCGGCGTGATACTTCCCGTTCGGTTCTCCCGGCTCCAGCAGGTGGATGTTGATGCCGTAGTCCGGAAAGAGGTCCTCGGGGTCCTCGAAGCGCACATATGAGCCGGCTTGGTGGTGACGCATGGCCTTAGCGTCCGCCACGTTGACGACGAACCAACCGGACACGTCCCCGATCCTAGTCCTCAGACCGGCTTGGTGGTCATCGCCCAGATCGTCACGAGGTAGGCGACCAAGAGCAGCGAGACGAGAATGGCAGAGACCTCGCCGAGACGGTCGCCGGACGGGCCCTCCGCGCGGCTGGACCGGCGCACGGAGAACCCGGCGAGCACCGTCGAAACCAGTAGCACCAAGAGGCCGGGGTCGGCGATGCTGTAGCCAATGTTGACCCAGGAAGGGAGCTGGTCGCCGGTGAGGCCCTCCTTGTCGGCGACCCACTCGGCGGCGGCGCGCATGACGATCCAGCCCGGCAGGGCTCCGAGCGCCAGGGACAGATACCCGAGGCGGACCAGCGAGGCGCTGCCGTCACGCCGGGAAAAAGCCAGCGCCGAGCCGGCGAGGACGAGCGCGCCCACCAGCACCATCGCCCCCAGAACGTGAAGGAGGAGCGGGAATTCCCAGCTGTCAGGACGGATGCCCCGAGCGAGCTCAGCCGCAAGCACGGCTCACGCTCCCGGCTTGTAGATCATCACCACGAGCAGGGCCAGGATGACCAGCGAGCGCAGCCAGTGCATGAGGGCGGCCGGCGGGGCGCCAACGGCTGCCCCGGCTGCGGGCGTGTAGCCGAGCTGGGCCCGCCTCCCCAGCTCCGTACCGATCGCCCAGAGCGCGATCGCGCTGATGATCCAGCCGTCCCAGATCTCGTAGCCGTCGATGTAGAGGGCGAGCCAGATCCCGAGCACCAGGGTGCCCAGCCCGCCCACGTTCCAGAGCGCGTTTCCGACCACCACGAGGCGCGAGTCGACCGTCACCCCAAAGGCGAAGGCGCTGAAGATGACCACCGTGCCCACCAGGGCGAACGCCGACAGCACGTGCAGGAACAGGAGCCAGTCGTACACGCGAGCGAACCCTACCCGCCGGCCAGGCGACAAGCCGAGCGAACTGGTGGGCGGCTACTCGACGGTCCAGGTGTCGCCGGAGCCAAACAGTGAGTCCAGCTCGTCCGTGCCCACGGCCTCGCGGGCGGCCTCGAGCTCCTTGGTCGTCCCCCCGCCGTAGACCGGCCGCTCGAAGGCGCGGAAGACGCCGATCGGGGTCGGGCCGTTCGGTCGCTGGCTGAGATGGGCGAGCGAGAACGCGAGGCTTGGGTTCGGGTCGTGGGCGTCGTGGACCAGCAGCGCCTCGGCGCCGACCTCGCCGACGTCCTGGATCGCCAAGCGCCCGTCGGTTGCGCGTACCACCCCGCGCTCCCCGTCGGCGCCGAAGCGGATCGGCTTCCCGTGCTCCAGGCGGATCTGGTTCGCCTGCTTGCCCTTGCCGCGGACCGCGTCGAAGGCGCCGTCGTTGAACACGTTGCAGTTCTGGTAGATCTCGATGAAGGCCGAGCCCGGGTGCTCGCTCGCAGCGCGCAGCACATCGGCCTGATGCTCGCGGTCCGTGTCGACGGTGCGCGCGGCGAAGCTGGCCTCGGCGCCCAACGCGAGCGCGATCGGGTTGAAGGGGTGGTCCAGGGAGCCGAAGGGTGTCGACTTCGTGACCTTGCCCTCCTCGCTGGTGGGTGAGTACTGGCCCTTGGTGAGCCCGTAGATCTGGTTGTTGAACAGGAGGATCTTGATCGGCACATTCCGCCGCAGCGCGTGGATCAGGTGGTTGCCTCCGATCGACAGGGCGTCCCCGTCGCCGGTGACGACCCAGATCGAGAGGTCCGGACGGGCAAGCGCCAAGCCGGTCGCCAGCGCGGGGGCGCGGCCGTGGATCCCGTGCACGCCATAGGTGTTCATGTAGTAGGCGAAGCGGCCCGCGCAGCCGATGCCTGCCACCCAGACGATCCGCTCTGGCGGGAGCCCCAGCTCGGGGAGGAACTGCTGGACCGTGGCCAGGATCGCGTAGTCGCCGCAGCCGGGGCACCAGCGCGTCTCCTGATCGGAGGCGAAGTCCTTCTTGGTCAGCGTTGCGGCGCCGTTGCCCGCTGAGCCGTTTCCGGACGGCTCGCTCATAGCCTCTCCACGATCGCCTCGTCGAGCTCCTCGGCGAAGATCGGCAGCCCCTCGACCTTCGTGAAGCTGTGCACGTCGACCAGGAACTCGGCGCGAATGATCTTCGTGAGCTGTCCGGTGTTGGCTTCGGGAATGAGGACCTTGGGGTACGAGCGAACCACCTCGCCGGTGTTCGAGGGCAGCGGATTCAGGTGGTGCAGGTGAGCCGCCGCGACCTTCTTGCCACGACGGCGCACCCGCCTCACAGCCCCGGTGATCGCACCGTAGGTCGATCCCCAGCCGAGCACCAGGAGCGGCGCGCCGTCGGGGTCATCGACCGGCAGCTCTCCGACGTCGGACGCAATCCCGGCCACCTTCTCGGCCCGCAGGCGGGTCATGCGGGCGTGATTCCCGGCCTCGTAGCTGATATGGCCGGTCTCGTCCTCCTTCTCGAGGCCGCCGACCACGTGCTGAAGGCCCTTGGTCCCGGGCAGCGCCCAGGGGCGGGCCAGCCTCTCGTCGCGCACGTACGGCCAGAACTCGTCGCCCCGATTGGGCCGGGTGGCAAAGCCCGGGTCGATCTGCGGCAGACCGGCCGCCTCGGGCAGGGACCATGGTTCGGATGAGTTGGCCAGAAAGGTGTCGGAGAGCATGATCACCGGCGTGCGGTAGCGAACTGCAAGCCGCACCGACTCGAACACCGCTTCGAAGCACTCGGCTGGGGTCGCGGCGGCGACCACCGGCAGGGGCGACTCGCCGTGGCGACCGTGGATCGCCATCAGCAGGTCCGCGGCCTCGGTCTTGGTGGGCATGCCGGTCGAGGGTCCCGCCCGCTGGGTGTCGATCACGAGCAGCGGCAATTCCAGGGCGACAGCGAGCCCGATCGTCTCCGCCATCAGGTCCATGCCGGGACCGCTGGTGACAGTGACCCCGAGATGGCCGCCGAACGAGGCACCCAGCGCCATGTTCGAGGCGGCGATCTCATCCTCTGCCTGCACGGTCCGGACACCGAACCGCTTGTGCCGCGAGAGCTCGTGGAGGAGCTCCGAGGCCGGCGTGATCGGGTAGCCGGCGAGGAACAGTGGCAGGCCGCTGCGTACGCTCGCCGCGATCAACCCCAGGGCGGTCGCCTCGGTCCCATTGACTCCGCGGTAGGTGCCGGGCAGGGCGGGCGCGGGCTTGACCTCGTAGTGGACCTGCAACAGCTCGGCGGTCTCGCCGAAGTTGTGGCCGGCCCGGAAGGCGGCCAGGTTCGCCTCCATCACCGGGGGCGTGGAGGCGAACTTCTGCTCGATCCAGCTAGTCGTGACGTCAACCGGCCGGCTGTACATCCAGGAGACCAGGCCGAGGGCGAAGAAGTTCTTCGACCGTGCCGCGTCGCGGGCGCTGATTTCGTCGATGCCATCAGTGGCGCGAACGGTCATCGAAGTCATCGGGACGCGGAACACCTGGTAGTCGTCGAGGGTTCCGTCCTCGAGCGGGTTCGAGTCGTACTCCGCCTTTCGCAGGGTGGTCTTGGTGAAGCCATCCTCGTTGAGGATCAGGATGCCGCCCCGCTCCAGCTCGGGGAGGTTCATCTTCAAGGCCGCCGGGTTCATCGCGACGAGCGCGTTGGGCCGGCCGCCCGGGGTCAGGATGTCGCGCGAGGCGAAATGGATCTGAAAGGCCGAGACCCCGGCCAGGGTGCCCGCGGGTGCCCGGATCTCGGCCGGGAAGTCGGGCAGCGTCACCAGGTCGTTGCCGATCAGCGCGGTCGCTGCGGCGAAGCGGTTGCCGGCGAGCTGTATGCCATCGCCGGAGTCGCCGGCGAAGCGCACGACAACCCGCTCCTTTTCCTCGAGAACCTTGGTCAAAGCATTCAGAAGCGGTCCGCGCTCCTCGGTTCGATTCTACGCACAGGGCCGGATCGGCCTCAATCGCTCGAACGCTGCCCGGCGAGCACGTGGCGAAGGAACTCGCGGGTACGGACCGCGGCAGGGATGGTGGAGTCGTAAAGGTCGGCGACGTGACCCGCGCCGCGGTCGACGAACTGGCGCGCATCGGGGAACATCTCGGCGACCAGGTGGCCCTCATATGGCGACGTCACGCTGTCGAACTCCCCCGAGACCACGAGAACGGGCGCCTCGGTCGGCCGATCACCGGGCGAGATCGGGGACTCATAGAGCCTCGAGGGCCGCGGCGCCACAAGGCAGTACTGATAGAGCGTTTGCCCGGACACGGCCACCTCACGCGGCGTGAACGGGTTGATCGTGTCGCTTTCGTAGCTGCGGACGGCCTGCTCGAGCTGCCGGCGCCGCGCCGGCTCCGAGGCGTCCTTATCCCAGAGCAGCGGGTAGTCGTTGCAGCTCACGACCTGCTCCTGCCCCAGGGAGTAGTGCCGCAGGTGGTGGGTGCCGGCCTTCGCCTCGTCGGTGACCAACCTGTAAGGACGGGGGTTGCCGCGGCGGAGCGCGGTGCCCGCCCGGTCGATGCGCAGGAAGCTGCCCGGAGGGCCGTAGCCGGCGTCGAACAACGCGTCGACCAGCGGCCCGACACCCCAGCTTCGCTTCCGCAGCCAATGGACGAGCTTGCGAACTCGCTTCTGGGCATCTCCGGCGCACGACGGAGAGCGCTCGCAGGCGACCGCGATCGACCGAACGCCGGTGGAGATCAGGGTCGGGTACCAGGGGCTCTCGCCACGGGCTGGATAGGCCGAGTCGAGCACCAGTGCGTCGAGGGTGTCCGGGTGGCGGAAGGCATACGACTGGGCAAGAAAGGTTCCGTAGGAGTCCCCGTACAGCGTGATGCGCCCGAGGCCCAGGGCCCGGCGCACATCGTCGATGTCGTCGGCGGCGGCGGAGGTGCGGTAGGAGCCGAACAGGCCGCCCAGCTTCCGCGCGCATGTGGACAGTCCGATCCAGTCAGGCGCCCGGCCCCGCTGGAGGTCGCGGCAATCGAGCGCGCCCGAGCGCCCCGTCCCGCGCATGTCGATGGTCACCATCTCGCGGCGGCGAAGCACCGAGCCGAACAGCTTGACGTAGGAGGGAGCCGTCCATGAGCTGGCGTAGCCCGGGCCGCCCTCGAGGGCCACGATGGTGCCAAGCGACGGGCGATCGCGTTCGTCGCGCGGGCGAACCGCGAACGCAACCCTGGTCTTCCCCAGCGACAGATCACGGCGCTCAAACGGCACCTTGATCGCCCCGCAGAGCATCTTCGGCGGGCTGGGCACCGACGTGCACGGATGCAGGTCCGCGAGGCTCAGCGACGGCACCCGATAGCCCACCTCGTCCTCGTTCTTGTCGCCACCGCAGGCCGCCAAGGCGATGCAAGCCACAACCCCAGCGGTCAGCATCATCAGCCGGCTTGATGTTCGGCCACAACGCGAGGACGGCATGACCTAGATCATGCGCCAACGCGCCGTAGCGCGACGCGCGCTCGCCTCGGCGCGGTAAATTCGTGGGAAATGGAGGGGGAACGGGGCTGGGTTGTCTACGCAGCGAAGGTCGCCGTGCTCGCCGGCGCCTATTACGGCGCCGCGAAGCTGGGCCTCAGCCTGGCCTTCGCGTCCCCGAGCGTGACGGCGATTTGGGCTCCCACGGGGATCTCGCTGGCGGCCGTCCTCTTGTGGGGCTACCGCGTCTGGCCGGGGATTGCGCTGGGCGCCATGCTGGCGAACGCCTGGACCGGCGTGCCCTTTTACGGGGTGCTGGGGATCACGGTGGGCAACACTCTCGAGGCCCTCGCCGGCGCCTATCTGCTGCGCGTGGCGGACTTTCGGCCCTCGCTTGAACGGGTGAGGGACGTCATCGCGCTGGCGGTTCTCGGGGGCATCGTGAGTACCACGATCGCCGCCACGATCGGCACCACCAGCCTGCTGGCCAGCAACGAGATCACCTCGGAGGAGTTCGGCTCTGTGTGGCGCACCTGGTGGCTCGGTGACATGGGCGGGAACCTGGTGGTCGCCCCGGCCATCTTGGTCGCCGTAACCCACTGGCCCTACCTTCGGGCGCCGGGGCGGCCGCTCGAGGCAGGGGCGCTCGCGCTCGCCGCGCTCTTGGTCACCGGCATTGTCTTCTCCAACGACACCCAGCTCATCTTCATCCTCTTCCCGCTCGGAGTCTGGGCGGCGTTGCGGTTCTGGCAGCCGGGCACCGTTGTCGGGATCCTCCTGGTGGCCAGCGTCGCGATCCCGTTCACGGAGAACGACCAGGGCCCCTTCTCGGGGCAAGCGCCCGACGACAGGCTGCTGCTCGCGCAGGGCTTCCTGGGCATCGCCAGCATGACGATGCTTGTGATGTCGGCGGTGATCACGGAGCGCAGGCGGGCCGAGGATGCCGTCAAGTCGATCGCCGGGACCCTCCAGGAGAGCCTGCTCCCGTCGGTGCTGCCGGTGATCCCGGGGATCGAGACCGCGGTCGACTTCCACGCTGCGGGCAGGCGCAACCTCGTCGGCGGCGATTTCTACGACGTCTTCCAGGCCGACGACGGCAGCTGGAGGGTGATCGTGGGCGATGTGCTCGGCAAGGGCGCCACGGCGGCTGCGACCAGCGGGCTCGCCCGGTACACGCTGCGCGCGGCTGCCGTTCAGGAGAGCGAGCCGAGCGGGATCCTGAGACTGCTGAACGACGCGATCCTGCGCCAATCCCCCGACCAGTCCTGCACGGTCGCGTGCGGGCGGATCGACCTGACACCGCAGAACGGGGCGCGGGTGACGCTCGCGGTGGGGGGCCACCCGTTGCCGCTGGTCCTGCGCGCGGACGGCCGGGTCGAACAGGTCGGTCAGCCTGGGACCATGCTCGGTGTCCTGCCCGACCCGAAGCTGGCCGACCACAACTCCGAGCTGGCCCCCGGGGATGCGCTCATCCTCTACACCGATGGTTTGACCGACGCCTTCGCCCCCGGTCGAATCGTCAAACGCGCCGGCCTTGTCGCAGCCCTCGAGTCGTGCGTTGGCCAGAGCGCCACCGAGATTGCCAGCGGCGTCCAGAATGCGGTTCTCGGCACTGCACAAGCCGAGCCGCGCGACGACATCGTCCTGCTCGTACTCCGGGTTCATGCACCCCGCACCGCAGCAAATCCGCCATAGTTCTGGCGTGGGCACGATCATCCCACTCGCCGATTTCGAGCTCGAAGCGGTCGACGGCGTGCCGGTGGCGCATCTCTCCGGGGAGATCGATCGCACCAATTCCACCGAGCTGGGTGAGCGCATGGCCGACGCGATCACCGCTGAGGGTGGCGGGCTGGTGGTCGACTTCACCAAGCTCACGTTCATCGACAGCACCGGCATGCGCATGCTGTTCGAGCTGGCGGCGGAACTGAAGCGCCGGGGCCAGGCGCTCCGGGTCGTGACGCCCGAGGGAGCGCACCTGGGGGAGATCCTCGACACGGTCGGGCTCTATCAGGCCGCCGGCAGGGACCACACCGTCGGCGAGGCCGTGGCGGTACTGACCGGCGGCGAGTAGCGTCGGCCTGCGCGAAGCTGGAGCGGTGGTCGTCCCTCCCGCAGCACGAATCTCTGGCCCGAAGGAAGGTGGGGGCCTTTAGGACCTCCCGAGTTGTGACCACATTTGTGGTCACATTCCGGGAGGGTCGCATGTGGGGGCACCGATCGCCCCACCTGCTCCGCGCGACCTCAGCTCCGTTTTATCTGCCTTCATGCGCCTTTCATTTCCGCGCGGGACGATCCCCCGGCATGGGAAGAGGAATCGAGCGCGGTTTGCGAAGCCGGTGGGCTCTCGTCGCGGGCACGTTCGCGGTGCTCGCCGCAATCGCCTCCGGCTGCGGTTCGTCGGATGACTCGAGCACCACCACGCCGACGTCCACCCCGACCACCGCCTCAGCCTCGGCTTCCCGCCTGGCGCCCGTCCACGGGACGTACGCCCCGAAGATCGACCCGACCAATTTCGTCACCGCGATCGACAATCCCTACTTCCCGCTCAAGCCCAGCACCGGGTTCCACTACCAGGGTGTCGCCGAGAACGGGAGCACCCCGCAGACCGACGACATGGTCGTCACGCACCAAACGAAGCAGATCCTGGGCGTGGCGGCCACTGTCGTCCGCGACACCGTTTCCTCGCATGGGAGGCCGATCGAGAAGACCTTCGACTGGTACGCCCAGGACAAGGGTGGAAACGTCTGGTACATGGGCGAGGACACGCGCGAGCTCGATCACGGCCGTTTCGTCAAGCAGAGCGACTCCTGGGAGGCGGGGGTCGACGGCGCCGAGCCCGGGATCATCATGCCGGGTGACCCCCAGCCCGGCGATGCCTACCGCCAGGAGTACTACCCGGGCTACGCTCTGGACCAAGCGCGCGTGCTCGGCAGCGGCGGGCCGGTCAGCGTCCCGTACGGCTCCTACAAGGACACCCTGGCGACCGTGGAAACGAGTCCGAAGATCGATCCCGGCGTCCGGGAGCGCAAGTACTACGTCCGCGGGGTGGGCGACATCAAGGAGCACACGGTGAGCGGCAACCACGAGCAGATCAAGCTCATCAGCATCACGCACCAGTAGGGGCTGCTGCCAGCCCTGCAGGCGAGGTCGCCCCGGTCAGATGAGCCTGGGCGTCGTGACTGACCGCCCGGTTGCGACCGCTGCGCTTGGCCACGTACAGCGCGGCATCAGCATCGTGGAAGAGCAGCTCGAAGTCGACCTCGGGGCCGCGCGCGGCCGCCACGCCGAATGAGGCGGTGACCGGGAGCCCGCCCGGGCTCGCGTCCTCGATACCCGTACGCAGGCGCTCGGCGAGTGAATGCGCCCCCTCGAGCTCGAGGCCGGGCAGGACGACCAGGAACTCCTCGCCGCCGATCCGGTAGACGAGCTCGAACGAGCGAAGGTTCTTGCGCATCACGTAGGCGGCGTCCTTGAGCACCGTGTCGCCGCGATCGTGTCCATGGGCGTCATTCACCTGCTTGAAGTGGTCGAGATCGCACTCGATCACAGAGACCCAGGCGCCGGTGAGCGCTGCCTGTTCGGCGATCTCCGCGAAACGTCCGGCGAGCGAATTGCGGTTCAGCAACCCGGTCAGTGGGTCGAGGGTGGCGTGAGCGCGTTGCTCGATCTCGGCGCGCATGAGGGTGTGCGCGAAGGCCGCGAGACCCGCAATGGAGGCGAGCCCGATAAGCGTGTAGGTGGGGTCGTCAGCGAAGGAGGTGGGGTCGACCGGGACCGTCGCGCCCAGCAGCACCACGACCGTGATGCCGACGCCGGCGATCACGCCTCTCCCGGAAAAGCGCACGGGAAGCGTCACGATCGGAAGCAGCAGCAGCGGGATCGCAGGACTGGCCGGTCCGCCGGTCACGGCGATGCCGACGCCGATCAGTACCTGGGCATTGACCACCGTGGCTCCGACCACGTACTCCGGGCGCGAGCTGGTGGCGATCAGGGGATGGAGCAGCGAGTAGCCGAGAACGGAACCGAGCAGCGGAAGCAGGATCCACCAACCCAGCCACGGGGCCGAGATCACGAACACGATCGCGAGCGAGCCGTACATGATCGTGCGGGGGCGACGGAGCTTCGCCTCCATGTCGAGGAGTCGCTCGCGATCGAACGCAGTCGGACATAGCCAGGTTCCGCCGGCCTCCATGCCTGAGATATCGGCAGAGCCGAGGGCAGGCTTCAGCGTTGAAAGCCCGGCATGGCCACCCGAATGGCCTGCCCGAACCGAACCGTATCCTCGCGGCCAGTGCGTCAATCCCGTGCGATGCTCCTGGCGGCGATCGCTGCCTCCGCGCTGACCGTGCTTGGGGGCCTGGCCCATGCCGCACCGGCCTCGGGCGCGCTCAAGCGAGTGACCTTCGGGGAATCGGTTCGGGGAACCGAGCTACGGGCCGTGCGCCTCGGCGATCCGGAGGCGACCCGCAAGGCGCTCGTGATCGGCTCGATCCACGGGGACGAGACGGCGGGGCACGAGATCGTGCGCAGGCTGAGACGCTCTCATCGCGACACGCCGGGGGTCCAGCTGTGGGTCGTGACGAGCGTCAACCCCGACGGCGTGGAGGCGCACACGCGCAAGAACGCCCGCGGCGTTGACCTGAATCGGAACTTCTCCTACCGCTGGCGAGGGGGCGTGTCGCCGTCCAGCGGGTACTACCCCGGCCCGCACCCGTTCTCCGAGCCCGAGAGCCGCGCGGTGAGGCGACTCGCGCGGCGGCTCAAGCCGCGGGTGACGATCTGGTACCACCAGCCCTGGGGGCAGGTCCTCGCGCCCTGCCACGGGCCGGCCCGCAAGCAGAGGCGCTACGCGCGCATCGCAGACCTTCCGCTCAAGCGCTGTCGAGGCCAGCGCCTGAGGGGCACCGCGACCGGCTGGCAGAATCACCGCCTCCCGGGCACCGCTTTCGTGGTCGAGCTGCGCGGCGGCGAGCTCTCGTCCTCGGCGGCCCGGCGGCACGCCCGTGCCGCCGCCAAGGTGGCGCGAAGCGGCGCCGGGCGACGGAGGCAGACGTCCGGCCTGACACCCGCGGGAACTCGCGCGAAGCTGCGACGGCCAACGGTCCGCCGCGACCCGATCCCCTACGGGCATACGCGAAGGCGCCAGATGGCCGCCTACTCAGCCCGACACTACGGCCGGCGCAAGTGGCGCCTGGACCATCCGCGAGCGATCG
Proteins encoded:
- a CDS encoding 2-oxoacid:ferredoxin oxidoreductase subunit beta, which encodes MSEPSGNGSAGNGAATLTKKDFASDQETRWCPGCGDYAILATVQQFLPELGLPPERIVWVAGIGCAGRFAYYMNTYGVHGIHGRAPALATGLALARPDLSIWVVTGDGDALSIGGNHLIHALRRNVPIKILLFNNQIYGLTKGQYSPTSEEGKVTKSTPFGSLDHPFNPIALALGAEASFAARTVDTDREHQADVLRAASEHPGSAFIEIYQNCNVFNDGAFDAVRGKGKQANQIRLEHGKPIRFGADGERGVVRATDGRLAIQDVGEVGAEALLVHDAHDPNPSLAFSLAHLSQRPNGPTPIGVFRAFERPVYGGGTTKELEAAREAVGTDELDSLFGSGDTWTVE
- a CDS encoding MASE1 domain-containing protein; translation: MEGERGWVVYAAKVAVLAGAYYGAAKLGLSLAFASPSVTAIWAPTGISLAAVLLWGYRVWPGIALGAMLANAWTGVPFYGVLGITVGNTLEALAGAYLLRVADFRPSLERVRDVIALAVLGGIVSTTIAATIGTTSLLASNEITSEEFGSVWRTWWLGDMGGNLVVAPAILVAVTHWPYLRAPGRPLEAGALALAALLVTGIVFSNDTQLIFILFPLGVWAALRFWQPGTVVGILLVASVAIPFTENDQGPFSGQAPDDRLLLAQGFLGIASMTMLVMSAVITERRRAEDAVKSIAGTLQESLLPSVLPVIPGIETAVDFHAAGRRNLVGGDFYDVFQADDGSWRVIVGDVLGKGATAAATSGLARYTLRAAAVQESEPSGILRLLNDAILRQSPDQSCTVACGRIDLTPQNGARVTLAVGGHPLPLVLRADGRVEQVGQPGTMLGVLPDPKLADHNSELAPGDALILYTDGLTDAFAPGRIVKRAGLVAALESCVGQSATEIASGVQNAVLGTAQAEPRDDIVLLVLRVHAPRTAANPP
- a CDS encoding STAS domain-containing protein — protein: MGTIIPLADFELEAVDGVPVAHLSGEIDRTNSTELGERMADAITAEGGGLVVDFTKLTFIDSTGMRMLFELAAELKRRGQALRVVTPEGAHLGEILDTVGLYQAAGRDHTVGEAVAVLTGGE
- a CDS encoding diguanylate cyclase codes for the protein MEAGGTWLCPTAFDRERLLDMEAKLRRPRTIMYGSLAIVFVISAPWLGWWILLPLLGSVLGYSLLHPLIATSSRPEYVVGATVVNAQVLIGVGIAVTGGPASPAIPLLLLPIVTLPVRFSGRGVIAGVGITVVVLLGATVPVDPTSFADDPTYTLIGLASIAGLAAFAHTLMRAEIEQRAHATLDPLTGLLNRNSLAGRFAEIAEQAALTGAWVSVIECDLDHFKQVNDAHGHDRGDTVLKDAAYVMRKNLRSFELVYRIGGEEFLVVLPGLELEGAHSLAERLRTGIEDASPGGLPVTASFGVAAARGPEVDFELLFHDADAALYVAKRSGRNRAVSHDAQAHLTGATSPAGLAAAPTGA
- a CDS encoding M14 family zinc carboxypeptidase gives rise to the protein MRQSRAMLLAAIAASALTVLGGLAHAAPASGALKRVTFGESVRGTELRAVRLGDPEATRKALVIGSIHGDETAGHEIVRRLRRSHRDTPGVQLWVVTSVNPDGVEAHTRKNARGVDLNRNFSYRWRGGVSPSSGYYPGPHPFSEPESRAVRRLARRLKPRVTIWYHQPWGQVLAPCHGPARKQRRYARIADLPLKRCRGQRLRGTATGWQNHRLPGTAFVVELRGGELSSSAARRHARAAAKVARSGAGRRRQTSGLTPAGTRAKLRRPTVRRDPIPYGHTRRRQMAAYSARHYGRRKWRLDHPRAIVLHFTGGPSYRSAWETFAANASNMGELPGVCSHFVVEKRGRINRLVRPGIRCRHAIGLNHRSIGIEMVQETGGGSHWAERQILRRDQQINAALHLVGWLKQRFGIRMRDIIGHAMANDSPYFKDLEGWRNDHTDWLRRDVRTFRHRLQRLLRR
- a CDS encoding alpha/beta fold hydrolase yields the protein MMLTAGVVACIALAACGGDKNEDEVGYRVPSLSLADLHPCTSVPSPPKMLCGAIKVPFERRDLSLGKTRVAFAVRPRDERDRPSLGTIVALEGGPGYASSWTAPSYVKLFGSVLRRREMVTIDMRGTGRSGALDCRDLQRGRAPDWIGLSTCARKLGGLFGSYRTSAAADDIDDVRRALGLGRITLYGDSYGTFLAQSYAFRHPDTLDALVLDSAYPARGESPWYPTLISTGVRSIAVACERSPSCAGDAQKRVRKLVHWLRKRSWGVGPLVDALFDAGYGPPGSFLRIDRAGTALRRGNPRPYRLVTDEAKAGTHHLRHYSLGQEQVVSCNDYPLLWDKDASEPARRRQLEQAVRSYESDTINPFTPREVAVSGQTLYQYCLVAPRPSRLYESPISPGDRPTEAPVLVVSGEFDSVTSPYEGHLVAEMFPDARQFVDRGAGHVADLYDSTIPAAVRTREFLRHVLAGQRSSD
- a CDS encoding cupin domain-containing protein, translated to MSGWFVVNVADAKAMRHHQAGSYVRFEDPEDLFPDYGINIHLLEPGEPNGKYHAESVQEDFLVLSGECIGIIDGEERRLRAWDFVHCPAGTEHIFVGAGSGPCAILMVGARRPEATIHYPVNELAARYGASVVRPTSVPAEAYADWNSELTPTRLPWPPA
- a CDS encoding 2-oxoacid:acceptor oxidoreductase subunit alpha, producing MTKVLEEKERVVVRFAGDSGDGIQLAGNRFAAATALIGNDLVTLPDFPAEIRAPAGTLAGVSAFQIHFASRDILTPGGRPNALVAMNPAALKMNLPELERGGILILNEDGFTKTTLRKAEYDSNPLEDGTLDDYQVFRVPMTSMTVRATDGIDEISARDAARSKNFFALGLVSWMYSRPVDVTTSWIEQKFASTPPVMEANLAAFRAGHNFGETAELLQVHYEVKPAPALPGTYRGVNGTEATALGLIAASVRSGLPLFLAGYPITPASELLHELSRHKRFGVRTVQAEDEIAASNMALGASFGGHLGVTVTSGPGMDLMAETIGLAVALELPLLVIDTQRAGPSTGMPTKTEAADLLMAIHGRHGESPLPVVAAATPAECFEAVFESVRLAVRYRTPVIMLSDTFLANSSEPWSLPEAAGLPQIDPGFATRPNRGDEFWPYVRDERLARPWALPGTKGLQHVVGGLEKEDETGHISYEAGNHARMTRLRAEKVAGIASDVGELPVDDPDGAPLLVLGWGSTYGAITGAVRRVRRRGKKVAAAHLHHLNPLPSNTGEVVRSYPKVLIPEANTGQLTKIIRAEFLVDVHSFTKVEGLPIFAEELDEAIVERL